The following proteins come from a genomic window of Verrucomicrobiota bacterium:
- a CDS encoding thioesterase domain-containing protein, which translates to MTTPNSNVVLIYRMGRLLPQTSVRLFCLPPAGGGASIFYPLMNLDSPGYSICPVCYPGREGRAKEPIPQSLEGLANQLTKELMPYMDQPFMILGYSMGALLGYEIINRLQSLQMTLPLAFLPLASRPPHQPLSEKLAHLDTTAFRKAVAKLGGLPQAIIEDEETMSLVEPLLRSDFRNCENYQRTKVEKLTCPIFVTASDSDTLLEVEDIKKWKDYADGSFDITILKNQPHILPAPILAHTITQLLHHVETLMPAN; encoded by the coding sequence ATGACCACACCAAATAGCAATGTTGTACTTATCTACCGTATGGGACGCCTTCTCCCACAAACAAGTGTGCGTTTATTTTGCCTCCCACCTGCAGGTGGTGGAGCCAGCATTTTTTACCCCTTGATGAACCTCGATTCTCCTGGATATAGCATCTGCCCAGTTTGTTATCCTGGGCGAGAGGGTCGTGCCAAAGAACCCATTCCTCAATCTCTTGAAGGTCTCGCTAACCAATTAACGAAAGAACTAATGCCTTATATGGACCAGCCTTTTATGATATTAGGCTACAGCATGGGTGCTTTGCTTGGTTATGAAATTATCAACCGTCTCCAATCCCTACAAATGACTTTGCCACTTGCTTTTCTCCCTTTAGCCTCTCGGCCACCTCATCAACCCCTCTCCGAAAAGCTTGCTCACCTTGACACTACGGCCTTTCGCAAGGCTGTCGCCAAACTTGGAGGCCTCCCCCAAGCGATTATCGAGGATGAAGAAACCATGTCACTCGTCGAGCCTCTATTACGAAGTGACTTTCGCAACTGTGAAAACTACCAACGTACTAAAGTTGAAAAATTAACCTGCCCTATTTTCGTAACCGCTTCAGATTCAGATACTCTTCTTGAAGTGGAAGATATCAAAAAATGGAAAGACTACGCTGATGGTTCATTTGACATAACCATACTCAAAAACCAACCTCATATCCTCCCCGCACCAATACTTGCTCATACTATTACTCAATTGCTCCACCATGTGGAGACATTAATGCCTGCGAATTAG